A stretch of the Bradyrhizobium arachidis genome encodes the following:
- the ribD gene encoding bifunctional diaminohydroxyphosphoribosylaminopyrimidine deaminase/5-amino-6-(5-phosphoribosylamino)uracil reductase RibD has protein sequence MIFRILEDQLAQKAKNSKEADRRFMQLALTLGRRGQGRTWPNPAVGAVVVKDGVIVGRGWTQPGGRPHAEPEALRRAGEAARGATLYVTLEPCSHVGKSPPCADAVIAAGIKRVVAAIEDPNPQVAGQGHARLRAAGIAVDVGLCAAEAAFDHAGHFRRIRDRRPHVILKLAVSPDGKIGAAGGKPVAITGEAVRERVHLLRAQSDAILVGIGTVLADDPVLTCRLPGMAARSPVRVVLDRSLRIPATSKLIHSARETPLWLVGSELAEAASATRLGAAGVQVLRAPPGNGFGLDLPAVLKLLAEKGITRLMVEGGGRVASSFVAADLVDEVWLFRGAEAIGPGGVDALDALPLSKITQSQAFKVHASETFGKDTLTVYERA, from the coding sequence ATGATCTTCCGCATCCTGGAAGATCAGCTCGCGCAGAAGGCGAAAAATTCCAAAGAGGCTGATCGCCGTTTCATGCAGCTCGCGCTGACCCTTGGGCGGCGCGGGCAGGGACGCACCTGGCCGAACCCGGCTGTCGGCGCCGTCGTCGTCAAGGACGGCGTAATCGTCGGCCGCGGCTGGACCCAACCGGGCGGCCGCCCGCATGCCGAGCCCGAGGCGTTGCGGCGGGCGGGTGAGGCGGCGCGCGGTGCCACGCTCTATGTCACGCTCGAGCCCTGCTCGCATGTCGGCAAGTCGCCGCCTTGTGCGGACGCTGTGATCGCGGCGGGCATCAAGCGCGTGGTCGCGGCGATCGAGGATCCCAATCCGCAAGTCGCCGGGCAGGGCCATGCGCGGCTGCGCGCCGCCGGCATCGCGGTCGATGTCGGTCTGTGCGCGGCGGAAGCCGCCTTCGACCATGCCGGCCATTTCCGCCGCATCCGTGACAGGCGCCCGCATGTGATCCTCAAGCTTGCGGTCTCGCCCGACGGCAAGATCGGGGCCGCCGGCGGCAAGCCGGTCGCCATCACGGGCGAGGCGGTGAGGGAGCGCGTGCATCTGCTCCGCGCGCAGAGCGATGCGATCCTGGTCGGCATCGGCACGGTGCTGGCGGATGATCCGGTTCTCACCTGCCGCCTGCCGGGCATGGCGGCGCGCTCGCCGGTACGCGTGGTGCTCGACCGCAGCCTGCGGATTCCGGCGACCAGCAAGCTCATTCACTCCGCGCGCGAAACGCCGCTCTGGCTGGTTGGCTCGGAGCTTGCGGAGGCCGCCAGCGCGACGCGCCTCGGCGCGGCCGGTGTGCAGGTTCTTCGCGCGCCGCCCGGCAACGGATTTGGGCTCGATCTGCCGGCCGTGCTGAAGCTGCTGGCGGAGAAGGGCATCACGCGGCTGATGGTCGAAGGCGGTGGCCGCGTGGCCTCGTCCTTCGTCGCCGCCGATCTCGTCGACGAGGTCTGGCTGTTCCGCGGGGCGGAAGCCATCGGACCCGGCGGCGTCGATGCGCTCGATGCATTGCCCCTGTCGAAAATCACGCAGTCGCAGGCCTTCAAGGTTCATGCTAGCGAAACATTCGGCAAGGATACTCTCACCGTTTACGAGCGCGCCTGA
- the ldtR gene encoding transcriptional regulator LdtR produces the protein MMKAVATAADTAERVSGQQGSVQSLYLEALTLVERLHRRLLDVIKDEFDRRGRADINSVQALLLYNIGDKELTAGELRTRGYYLGSNVSYNLKKLVELGFLDHQRSRVDRRSVRIRLTPQGQEVRRIVDTLYQKHVKTVEQVGGISGEEFSTLNKSLHRLERFWTDQILYRL, from the coding sequence ATGATGAAAGCCGTCGCAACCGCGGCAGATACCGCCGAGCGCGTTTCCGGCCAGCAGGGCTCGGTGCAGTCGCTCTATCTGGAAGCTTTGACTCTGGTGGAGCGGCTGCATCGCCGCTTGCTCGACGTCATCAAGGATGAATTCGATCGTCGCGGCCGCGCCGACATCAACTCGGTGCAGGCGCTGCTGCTCTACAACATCGGCGACAAGGAGCTGACCGCGGGTGAGCTGCGCACGCGCGGTTACTATCTCGGCTCCAACGTGTCCTACAATCTGAAGAAGCTGGTCGAGCTCGGCTTCCTCGATCATCAGCGCTCGCGCGTTGATCGTCGCTCGGTGCGCATCCGCCTGACCCCGCAGGGCCAGGAAGTCCGCCGCATCGTCGACACGCTCTACCAGAAGCACGTCAAGACGGTGGAGCAGGTCGGTGGCATCTCCGGCGAGGAGTTCTCCACGCTGAACAAGTCGCTGCACCGTCTCGAGCGGTTCTGGACCGATCAGATCCTGTATCGTCTCTGA
- the nrdR gene encoding transcriptional regulator NrdR, with the protein MRCPNCNSLDTQVKDSRPTEDSAVIRRRRVCVACNFRFTTFERVQLRELTVIKRNGRRVPFDRDKLMRSVQISLRKRQVEPERVEKMVSTIVRELETGGEAEISSEVIGETVMEHLRTLDDVAYVRFASVYRNFREAKDFAEVLGELSGEDEARLATIRK; encoded by the coding sequence ATGCGCTGTCCGAACTGCAACAGTCTCGATACGCAGGTAAAGGACTCGCGTCCGACCGAGGACTCGGCCGTGATCCGCAGGCGGCGCGTGTGCGTCGCCTGCAATTTCCGCTTCACGACCTTCGAGCGCGTGCAGCTCCGCGAGCTCACCGTGATCAAGCGCAACGGCCGCCGCGTCCCGTTCGACCGCGACAAGCTGATGCGCTCGGTGCAGATCAGCTTGCGCAAGCGCCAGGTCGAGCCGGAGCGGGTGGAGAAGATGGTCTCCACCATCGTGCGCGAGCTCGAAACCGGCGGTGAGGCCGAGATCTCCTCGGAGGTGATCGGCGAGACCGTAATGGAGCATCTGCGCACGCTCGACGACGTCGCCTATGTGCGCTTCGCCTCCGTCTACCGGAATTTCCGCGAAGCCAAGGACTTTGCCGAGGTGCTCGGCGAGCTCTCCGGCGAGGACGAAGCGCGGCTCGCGACGATACGCAAATGA
- the glyA gene encoding serine hydroxymethyltransferase, with the protein MTSSSAKTASAPDTFFSATLGQADPEIAAAIKGELGRQRHEIELIASENIVSRAVLEAQGSVMTNKYAEGYPGARYYGGCEWVDVAENLAIDRAKKLFGANFANVQPNSGSQMNQAVFLALLQPGDTFMGLDLAAGGHLTHGSPVNMSGKWFKAAHYTVRREDQIIDMDAVAKQAEEVKPKLIIAGGSAYSRAWDFKRFREIADSVGAYLLVDMAHFAGLVAGGVHASPVPYAHVTTTTTHKSLRGPRGGLILSNDEVLAKKLNSAIFPGLQGGPLMHVIAAKAVAFGEALRPDFKVYAKNIVENAKALAETLKGHGFDIVSGGTDNHLMLVDLRPKGLKGNVSEKALVRAAITCNKNGIPFDPEKPFVTSGLRLGTPAATTRGFGVAEFQQVGGMIAEVLNAIAQSDDGKAPLVEAAIKERVKALTDRFPIYQ; encoded by the coding sequence ATGACTTCGTCCTCCGCCAAGACCGCCTCTGCCCCTGATACGTTTTTCTCGGCCACCCTCGGCCAGGCCGATCCGGAGATCGCCGCCGCCATCAAGGGCGAGCTCGGCCGTCAGCGTCATGAGATCGAGCTGATCGCCTCCGAAAACATCGTCAGCCGGGCCGTGCTGGAAGCGCAGGGTTCGGTGATGACCAACAAATATGCGGAGGGTTATCCGGGCGCGCGTTACTATGGCGGTTGCGAGTGGGTCGACGTTGCCGAGAACCTGGCGATCGATCGCGCCAAAAAGCTGTTCGGCGCCAACTTCGCCAACGTGCAGCCGAACTCCGGCAGCCAGATGAACCAGGCGGTGTTCTTGGCGCTGCTGCAGCCCGGCGACACCTTCATGGGTCTTGACCTCGCCGCCGGCGGCCATCTTACCCATGGCTCGCCCGTCAACATGAGCGGCAAGTGGTTCAAGGCCGCGCACTACACCGTGCGCCGCGAGGATCAGATCATCGACATGGACGCGGTCGCCAAGCAGGCCGAGGAGGTCAAGCCGAAGCTGATCATCGCCGGCGGCTCGGCCTATTCGCGTGCCTGGGACTTCAAGCGCTTTCGCGAGATCGCCGACAGCGTCGGCGCCTACCTGCTGGTCGACATGGCGCATTTCGCGGGCCTCGTCGCCGGTGGCGTGCATGCCTCGCCCGTGCCGTACGCTCACGTCACCACCACCACGACGCACAAGTCGCTGCGCGGTCCGCGCGGCGGCCTGATCCTCAGCAATGACGAGGTGCTCGCCAAGAAGCTCAACTCGGCGATCTTCCCGGGCCTGCAAGGCGGCCCGCTGATGCACGTGATCGCCGCGAAGGCGGTGGCCTTTGGCGAGGCGTTGCGTCCGGACTTCAAGGTGTATGCGAAGAACATCGTCGAGAACGCCAAGGCGCTGGCCGAGACGCTGAAGGGCCACGGCTTCGACATCGTCTCCGGCGGCACCGACAACCACCTGATGCTGGTCGACCTCAGGCCGAAGGGCCTGAAGGGCAACGTGTCGGAGAAGGCGCTGGTCCGCGCCGCCATCACCTGCAACAAGAACGGCATCCCCTTCGATCCGGAAAAGCCCTTCGTCACCTCCGGTCTGCGTCTCGGCACGCCGGCGGCGACGACCCGCGGCTTTGGCGTTGCCGAATTCCAGCAGGTCGGCGGCATGATCGCCGAGGTGCTGAACGCGATCGCGCAGTCCGACGATGGCAAGGCGCCGCTGGTCGAAGCCGCGATCAAGGAACGGGTCAAGGCGCTTACCGATCGGTTCCCGATCTATCAGTAA
- a CDS encoding DUF6163 family protein has product MSETTTRDAARDNSRDNARDNAMSVAAISSERPESDENVWTRRLVLFLRVMALLSILKGLYHWAQVTGFVGGEDDAFENQSMAWQAATVYFAVIELVAAVGLWLATPWGAVVWLTTVVSMAVIELMFPGIYGGSLVVVGVEAFMLAAYLALAWMAARERPP; this is encoded by the coding sequence ATGTCCGAGACCACGACCCGCGACGCCGCCCGCGACAATTCCAGGGACAACGCCCGGGACAATGCCATGTCGGTGGCCGCCATCTCATCCGAGCGCCCCGAGTCCGACGAGAACGTCTGGACGCGGCGCCTGGTGCTGTTCCTGCGCGTGATGGCGCTGCTCTCGATTCTCAAGGGCCTCTATCACTGGGCGCAGGTCACCGGCTTCGTCGGCGGCGAGGACGACGCGTTCGAGAACCAGTCGATGGCCTGGCAGGCGGCGACCGTCTACTTCGCGGTGATCGAGCTTGTCGCCGCCGTCGGTCTTTGGCTCGCTACGCCCTGGGGCGCCGTGGTGTGGCTGACCACGGTCGTGTCGATGGCGGTGATCGAGCTGATGTTCCCCGGCATCTATGGCGGCAGCCTCGTCGTCGTGGGGGTCGAGGCCTTCATGCTCGCCGCCTACCTCGCGCTCGCCTGGATGGCCGCGCGCGAACGCCCGCCATAG